A single window of Cheilinus undulatus linkage group 12, ASM1832078v1, whole genome shotgun sequence DNA harbors:
- the tmigd1 gene encoding transmembrane and immunoglobulin domain-containing protein 1, whose protein sequence is MKLMFRLPLFYLSLCFTGQTLGVRIDSVPATNSEGVIQLEVDMTVSLVCHSEGVSETEQELVWLRNGAAVSLKEGNTKSSSKVCITPVIREDDGATFTCRLKKNSTIGSSITLDVTYPPELSGSQEITVEEEERLVLSCDIQANPQVTSVSWMLNGTTVDLLEGIFTVTSDGFTNQLATSSVERSLHEGTYQCIAHSSKYGQYTRIFHVTVTDKTMKFPLMPIIAGIVVVCLTAILAVASRWKKITKCCK, encoded by the exons atgaaGTTGATGTTCAGACTTCCTCTTTTCTATTTGTCGCTGTGCTTTACAGGCCAGACATTAG GTGTCAGGATCGATTCTGTCCCAGCCACCAACAGTGAGGGAGTCATACAGTTGGAGGTGGACATGACAGTCTCTCTGGTTTGTCACTCTGAAGGCGTCTCTGAGACCGAGCAAGAGCTGGTCTGGCTGAGAAATGGTGCTGCAGTCAGTCTGAAGGAGGGAAAcacaaaaagcagcagcaaagtGTGCATTACACCTGTCATCCGTGAAGATGACGGAGCCACTTTCACCTGTCGCCTCAAGAAAAACTCCACAATCGGCAGCTCAATCACCCTTGATGTCACAT ACCCCCCTGAGCTCTCTGGTTCACAGGAGATCACTgtagaagaggaggagagactcgtcctaagctgtgatatccaggCTAATCCACAGGTCACCTCTGTATCCTGGATGCTCAATGGGACTACAGTGGATCTTTTAGAGGGCATCTTCACAGTGACCAGTGACGGATTTACAAACCAGCTAGCCACCAGTAGTGTTGAGAGAAGCTTACATGAAGGCACCTATCAGTGCATAGCGCACTCCTCCAAGTATGGCCAGTACACCAGAATCTTCCATGTCACTGTAACAG ATAAAACCATGAAGTTCCCTCTGATGCCCATCATAGCCGGGATAGTGGTGGTGTGTCTCACTGCAATTCTTGCTGTTGCTTCACGATGGAAGAAAATCACAAAG TGCTGCAAGTAA